From the Gymnogyps californianus isolate 813 chromosome 2, ASM1813914v2, whole genome shotgun sequence genome, one window contains:
- the TMEM108 gene encoding transmembrane protein 108 isoform X5, translating to MKRSLQVLYCQLFSVLLILALTEELVFSVQVLSPTVSSSQGFPMDTTTITAMGTTPHHKDRHAAEPLPTSARAVPHPVSLVEKVPSTGQKQVSGPRVGEKETYHLYNQSALYSGQTRPKGKIFQVFKGNFTESSEPYLKTTLHSPFPTLRSPFTDHPFQSQTTASSDPNGTGLARTTHSDPSPHRNASGSLREAERGDGAELVVQEADFATTTAGPSTDPEAVSVPFKPTRYGVWDMLSKNNSWVTLNLSTNVPLFAGSGSATAAAGHSVQTSFDVSVSSPAAGDPKGPAPTQHGTVTNATLLGSALSAAPATRLSSSISTAGSTATGNFLNRLVPAGTWKPGVQGNISHVTEGDKPQHRATICLSKMDIAWIILAISVPISSCCKLIATLFCFLFP from the coding sequence GTGTTCTACTGATCTTGGCACTGACGGAAGAGCTGGTGTTTTCTGTTCAGGTACTGTCTCCCACTGTCTCCTCCTCTCAGGGCTTCCCGATGGACACTACCACTATCACAGCCATGGGAACAACACCTCACCACAAAGACCGCCACGCGGCagagccccttcccacctccgCTCGTGCTGTTCCCCATCCCGTCAGCCTGGTGGAGAAAGTCCCTTCCACTGGGCAAAAGCAAGTGAGCGGCCCTCGCGTTGGCGAAAAGGAAACGTATCATTTATACAACCAGAGTGCTTTGTACTCGGGACAGACTCGCCCCAAGGGGAAAATATTCCAGGTTTTCAAAGGCAACTTCACAGAGTCCTCAGAGCCTTACCTAAAGACGACCCTGCACTCTCCCTTCCCTACcctgaggagccctttcacAGACCACCCGTTTCAGTCCCAGACCACAGCATCCAGCGATCCGAATGGCACGGGGCTGGCAAGAACTACACACTCAGACCCTTCTCCCCACCGCAACGCCTCGGGAAGCCTTAGGGAAGCAGAGCGAGGGGATGGGGCCGAGCTAGTGGTGCAGGAGGCAGATTTTGCCACCACAACTGCTGGACCATCAACTGATCCTGAAGCGGTGTCGGTGCCTTTTAAACCCACCCGCTATGGCGTATGGGATATGCTGAGCAAAAACAACTCTTGGGTAACCTTGAATCTCAGTACAAATGTCCCTCTGTTTGCTGGCTCTGGatctgcaacagcagcagcggGTCACTCGGTTCAGACCAGTTTTGACGTCAGCGTCTCCTCCCCAGCAGCGGGAGACCCCAAAGGACCCGCTCCAACGCAGCATGGCACGGTGACTAACGCAACCTTGCTGGGCAGTGCTCTCTCCGCAGCACCTGCCACGAGGTTGTCCAGCTCCATTTCCACAGCTGGCTCCACCGCCACTGGGAACTTCCTAAACAGACTGGTTCCTGCCGGGACCTGGAAACCCGGCGTGCAAGGAAATATCTCCCATGTCACCGAGGGGGACAAACCCCAGCACAGAGCAACCATCTGTCTCAGCAAGATGGACATTGCCTGGATCATTCTGGCTATCAGCGTACCTATATCCTCATGTTGTAAGTTAATTGccactttattttgctttctctttccttaa